The Microplitis mediator isolate UGA2020A chromosome 10, iyMicMedi2.1, whole genome shotgun sequence genomic sequence GTGTGGgcttggtaaaaaaaatatcgtacAAACGGCAACTGATCTTGGTCCTagatgtctaaaaaaaaaccaaccggGACCGGATATCAAGTGAAGatggaataaaattataaataacggGAATAAAAGTAGCCAGAGTGCAAAGGGGCGCTTGGGATGCTTCAATGCATTGGCTAGTATCGTATGGAGGGGAAGGAATTGAATACGGAAACAACTTGGCTACAGACGCCGACTACAACCCAAGACCCCGAGGACCTTTTTCAGGGATTCCCAGGAAAAAATTCCTCATTCACAGCTCTtcaggtaataaaaaataaacaaatcgaTAGTTTGACTAGCAGCAGTGCTGCTAAGCTACACCCTGATGCTCAGAATAAATGACTTTAGAAAGTTTGCTCATGCAAATTAAATGACTCACTTGTTCACTGTTTTCCCTGGCTCTAGGCAATAGCAATAGCCCTGATACTGGGCGTTATCGTGATAGGAACGGTGATAGGTAACATTTTGGTCTGTGTGGCGGTATGCCTTGTCAGAAAGCTGCGGCGACCCTGCAACTACCTACTTGTCAGTCTTGCGGTGAGTGACCTCTGCGTTGCTATTTTGGTGATGCCGATGGCCCTTCTCTACGAAATACTAGGCAGCTGGTCATTTGGTCCCATTTTATGCGATCTATGGGTCAGCTTCGATGTGCTCAGTTGCACAGCCAGTATTCTCAATCTTTGTATGATATCTGTAGACAGGTAAGTCGTTACTTGGTCCCTATCTCCATCCCATTATCACCGACATCAACATTAACATCAACATCTCCGTTAACATCCACATCATCATCATAACTATTAACATTTATAGTAACTAAAACTAACACCTTTTCGTCACATCCTGTTTCATCTAAACAAACATACAATGTACACATGAGCACGATACATTAACTCAATTTAATCCTGAACATTAACCTCCGGgttcactattattattattattattattattattataattttaattattcatttactcTTCCTTCTACGAGCATGAATATATACAACTGTCTGTATAAATGTATCTCTCAATGTCCAGGTACTGGGCTATAACAAAACCCCTAGAATATGGGGTAAAGAGGACACCACGGCGTATGATAACATGCGTTGGATTAGTCTGGTTGGGTGCTGCATGCATAAGTCTTCCGCCACTGCTAATACTCGGGAACGAGCACAAATTCGTAATGGGCGCTTGGCACTGTGATGTCTGTCAAAACTTTGGCTATCAGATTTACGCGACTCTCGGTAGTTTTTACATTCCGCTCTTCGTTATGATCCAAGTAAGTAACCGAGTAtgacatttataaaaatgttgcaataataataataatgacagtgatattttgacatttatgtcatacattatttatataataaacatGACATGCTATATAATGTATAGTATAGATACAGTAATATTTTTCTagcatacatgtatatattattattatttgttgaatTTATTACACAATcagtcttatatattttttttttaatgaaggGACTACGGTTTTACTGATCTACTTTATTgacatcaattaaaatattaagtttttttacaaaattatttttcatattttaaatatttcgagAATTTTAATGAAACGACAAATTTTTGTGCCCTTTACTATCGTTATGATAATTGATCAgagttataattaaattataattgttataataaatgaaattgtaTGCTGCAGGTATACTACAGAATATTTTGCGCGGCTCGTAAAATAGTCCTGGAAGAACGACGAGCTCAGCGTCACCTTGAGGCGCACTGCAACTTGGAGATAGAACCGCCCGTGGACCACACAAGTATTATTAATCGACCGCTTAATACAGACAGTCAAACTGCACACAACACTCCAACGATCAAACAACACCGCAGCTCAAGCGCTTCGACAACGGTCAGTCTGATGCCACAAttacttattataaattataactatAATCTTATCAAACTAGTCCTTAGATTAATGCTATCAAAACTCGCcaaaacatttaattaaattccccCCACTCAATTTTCCTCAGGGTATGTTTatctcaaatttaaaattcatatccgttaattaaatattttaatcccAGGCTTGTACGTTCTATCAGATATGATCTCACTGTAGAAacggaaaacaaaaagttatttcaaCAGCTCAGCTAAATAATTGTGAAAGCATTTCCGGgcttgtaaattaaatatttcgatAGATGGATACAGCGATAATAGTtgcaatattaataataataataataataataataataataataataataataataataataataataataataataatagtagtagtaataGCAGAAGTTGTGGTAGAAGTAGAGACACTGAATATGtcaattattcattttctACGCTAACAGGCAAGTAATGGAGGCGGGATAAATGCACCATTAcgtattcaataaaattactgCTACAACAGAACAGTCTTCATCTCCTATTTCAAACCCGacattttatactttttactgTCCCTCCATTATTTTATACATCTAGGATAGGATTTTTCGTGTATCTCTTAGCATTCATTAATCATCTAGAGTTTGGAGAGTGACaatacgaataaaatatagtcgggtcttaaaaaattgtatacacggaaagaaaattatgggaacttttgctatgaattatgggaatagttcccataatggtataggaattgtacccatactattatagggatggttcccacaATATTATGGCAATAGTTCCcacaatattatgggaaccgttcccatactattatgggaaccattcccataatatcataaaaaaatttttttgcaaaatagtgTAAAAATTACCCTCATGGTATGAAGAGATTCAAATGAAGCTTCTTCGAcgctaaatttgttaaaaagaaaaaaatttgttaaaaattttaatgtttttaccaaatatgaatttttttttcaatgtttgaattttttttttatatttaataatatttctgtggattgcagaagtgattaccacacttttctctgaattaattttttcatgatagtatgggaactattcccataatattatgggaatgattcccataatattataagaacaattcctataattataggaatcattcctataatgttatgggtagcattcccataattatgggaactgttcctataattatgggaaacattcctataattataggaactgctcccataatatatagtgATAAAtcctatgttggtataggaaaaaatttatagaattatgggaaccgtttccataattttctttccgtgtacaaaAGATTATacgaattttacaaaattcgggaaaagtaaaaatttaatagcttCACTGTACAGTTATTTAGTTATTTCACAGTAActaaattttacattaaacCCAGGGATCAACGGATCTACATATCCAATCTGTTGGTACGGAAGTTGATGGTAAATTAATTGGCTGGACGTTATTCGGCGTAAGCTCTTGTTCTATGAAGCAGAAAACCCAAAACAATAACTAGATATAAATGCGgagataaagataaaaataaagataaacaATTCAATCAGTTagtgtatttatttttgtttatgttgATGGTTTATAAATTGCATTTAAGCTCCATTGACGGTAAAAGTTACTTGATGACTTAGATACCGGCAGATAGACAATCCAGTATTAGGACGTAAGACTACACCCTATTTTTTGGATTAGGGTTCTTTTAACGTTATAAGATTTATTGGAATTACTTGTTCACTTTTCATTTCCCTGTCCAACCCTCGACACATATATTTTCCTCTTATTTCTCAATGAGAGTGACGAAAGCCACGTGAAATAGGTCAtccacataaaataataaattgaaaaaaataaataacgaaattcTTTCACCCTATCGCAGTATCTcactacatatattttatatattttaaacccTTGTGTATAATGTATGTTaatataattcataaaatttatttcaacaaaACATATGGTGCAAAACACTTGTAGTTCTTCGGGATCCTTTGTATCGCGCGGCAAAGAGACTAAAAAATGCGACATTCGATCAAAGCGGTCTTTGACCGGCGTTAAAAATGCAAACTGACAACAATGTGATCGAGTTAAGCAAATCCTCAACCCCGATGGCCACATTttctctttaaaaaattgttgtccAGTGTTTCGGTCAAGTTTACGTCAAGTTTTGCTGTTACAAGTTTTGACTGTAATACGAGTACATCATGAACTATACGGGCAGagttatcaaataaattatactcgttaattgtgagtaaaactGTGCCTGCATGAATAATTACTCTTCCGTTCCTAGATATGGAGTAGAAAAACTCAACTtggagttatttttaaataaaagaaaagaaatcaattttttattctctgtatttattttgtttttggcCCAGGTTTAATCTACATTGTAgggtaaattttatcaaaaaagtcTCTCCGTGTACAGTACAAGTCGACGTGAATTTACAGCCGTTCTAGGAATGGAGTTGAATCAGAAAGTTGCCTTCAAGTtgggaaaataattttaagagcataaaaaaaatttcaatctaACAAAAAGTTGCGAGAAAAAACTTGAATGcaaaattttgtttccaaATCGACGACAAGTTACCGTAAACTATTTGCACCATAAATGTTTTGCGGTCAACTTGACATCTTATTCCGGTTGTAGATTTCCGTCAACTTGCGATCAAAACGGCTATCAGGGAAGTTAAGGATGTGCTGAACATACCAATATACCACCAGCACATTATATCTGGACTTTCTTCACCCGTCGACCgaatacatataatatataatataatgctAGTGTAGTGCCGCGTGGATCAATAAAAGAGTGACAGCCCCTTGAAAGACCAGACGATTTGTTTAGTCTCCAGGGCATACCTCATATCACTTGAATGTTGTACggaataaatcattttatcgaataaaaaaactagTTATTCATATTGCCTACACCTTATTCATTTTGTTACTcttatttttcttcttcaaTACTTTTGTCTTATGAATGGATTTGCCGAAGGATATTTATTAATCTTGCTGATGATCGCGATTAAGCCATAAAacttgtgtgaaaattttttttattcccaaCATATCCTACAAGGAAATTGCGTGTTAGAACAACATGCAcgaacatttatatttaaatttaatctacgCGATCGCGCGACCGCGGCAGACCGAAAACATAAATAACCGCGTGagttaaatcaatttcaagTTTATCCTTTTCCTTAACCGCTTTTTTTGACTTCTTAAAGATgaaatcattttctttttattttattggtgGTGCGGAAATTTTTGTCTGCAAAAAtacgatatatttattttcaatttaaaatcataataactCGATAGTCTGAACTCACTTCTTTGTACGTATTGGTTTTTTTCGGCAaaccaaatattatttttcttctcaaGCAAAAAAGTTATCACATTTACTTATGGTAGTGAAAATACATAATCCCAAAGATTGTAAAAGAGTTTAAGGATAaacttttgtattttttatttatttaaataagaatcATAAATATGGATCACCGAAGTATTTTTATACGGATCGTCTATCAAAGCATCAAAGTCGTATAAATATCATCATTGTACCGCTGAGATTAAAAGtataactataaaatttatatcaaagaAAGATATTACTTTTCAGTAAAAAGTACTCATTAAAAATCTCCCGACCATTTTTATTACCCTCTTATTTCtcattactattttattattaatttatacctTCGTTCAGATGTAAGAGtaccaattaatttaaatttacgaactatttgtcaattttttaagtaatcaGTATTTAATtggtacacaaaaaaaaaggatttcttagcggaaaaaatttttcctcgcCTCAAGAAACTTTTTCTAGCTTTTGCACTCAGAaaccctttttttttctgtgtatcttttaagttaaattttcaaatattgacacccccccccccctatttagtcataaataaaaatattaaagcacAAAAATGTTAACTTTACAGTGTAGTGGGCATGCAGTAAA encodes the following:
- the LOC130676400 gene encoding 5-hydroxytryptamine receptor 1-like; protein product: MEGKELNTETTWLQTPTTTQDPEDLFQGFPGKNSSFTALQAIAIALILGVIVIGTVIGNILVCVAVCLVRKLRRPCNYLLVSLAVSDLCVAILVMPMALLYEILGSWSFGPILCDLWVSFDVLSCTASILNLCMISVDRYWAITKPLEYGVKRTPRRMITCVGLVWLGAACISLPPLLILGNEHKFVMGAWHCDVCQNFGYQIYATLGSFYIPLFVMIQVYYRIFCAARKIVLEERRAQRHLEAHCNLEIEPPVDHTSIINRPLNTDSQTAHNTPTIKQHRSSSASTTCSGHAVKCFAGGPRKSNESQCPMLIKTEKTVVSSSTTLTNTPGNNKSTTVRNHLNSTCSVSSSSHQKKLRFQLAKERKASTTLGIIMTAFTVCWLPFFVLALVRPFLSDPKAIPKSLSSLFLWLGYCNSLLNPIIYATLNRDFRKPFREILCCRCSNLNNMMREEFYQSQYGDPVNNYVIKPCDDNNDDNDDDSEQPGDNHACESVSLAVNPANESFL